One genomic window of Trichlorobacter lovleyi includes the following:
- a CDS encoding beta-ketoacyl synthase N-terminal-like domain-containing protein — MDCFTPAIAVTGSALISAAGTGLKPALEALNSDISCLKPIPAELAAGTSGHCWGKADQFKATDFIPPLKARKLDRASQFAVATVGMALAAAGLVKGEFAPERIGIALGSGFGGIANASEFLSGYYQAGLPGLSPMLFPNTVANAAASNASIEYGLQGPNVTFIQRFCSAESAILAACRFIEEGRADIMLAGGVDELTPQMIRGFAVTGQLQRFAAGFGEGCGILVLERAEHARRRGAAIAARLTAINTVGFLLPGAEQQGINQLLQTQKSCDQLFFSGPEPAVQPLLGTVAAASTRYPGRIIGSSLAMGGTVLGLLAASLQPGEQGLQLSASPEGPYYAMSVTGGDPA, encoded by the coding sequence ATGGATTGTTTTACACCGGCCATTGCAGTCACCGGCTCAGCTCTGATCAGCGCTGCAGGGACCGGTCTCAAGCCGGCACTTGAGGCGCTGAACAGTGACATCAGCTGCCTGAAACCGATTCCCGCTGAACTGGCAGCCGGTACAAGCGGGCACTGCTGGGGCAAGGCCGATCAGTTCAAGGCAACCGACTTTATCCCGCCACTCAAGGCCCGCAAGCTTGATCGCGCCAGCCAGTTTGCGGTGGCCACGGTCGGTATGGCCCTGGCTGCTGCCGGGCTTGTTAAGGGCGAGTTTGCCCCGGAGCGGATCGGGATTGCCCTGGGCTCCGGCTTTGGCGGTATTGCCAATGCCTCGGAATTTCTCAGCGGCTATTATCAGGCCGGTCTGCCGGGTCTGTCGCCGATGCTGTTCCCCAATACGGTTGCCAATGCTGCTGCCAGCAACGCCTCCATTGAATATGGCCTGCAAGGCCCCAATGTTACCTTTATCCAGCGTTTTTGCTCGGCAGAATCGGCCATCCTGGCCGCCTGCCGCTTTATTGAAGAAGGCAGGGCCGATATCATGCTGGCTGGTGGTGTGGATGAATTGACCCCCCAGATGATTCGCGGCTTTGCGGTTACCGGTCAGCTGCAGCGTTTTGCCGCAGGGTTTGGCGAGGGCTGCGGCATACTGGTGCTGGAACGGGCTGAACATGCCCGTAGACGCGGTGCTGCCATTGCTGCCCGGCTGACGGCAATCAACACCGTGGGGTTCCTGCTGCCCGGTGCAGAGCAGCAGGGGATCAACCAGCTGCTGCAGACGCAAAAGAGCTGTGATCAGCTGTTCTTCTCCGGCCCTGAACCGGCTGTTCAGCCGCTGCTCGGCACGGTTGCGGCAGCATCGACCCGCTATCCAGGCCGGATCATCGGCAGCTCTTTGGCCATGGGTGGTACGGTGCTGGGGCTGTTGGCGGCATCACTGCAACCCGGTGAGCAGGGGCTGCAATTGTCAGCCTCGCCGGAAGGCCCCTACTATGCCATGTCAGTGACTGGTGGCGACCCTGCTTAA
- a CDS encoding LolA family protein: MKPFLSCLLVCLLLTATLKAEARSLTPVEGLEALRRSFNSLQDFTAELTQEKQLSIMKKKLVMQGQIRFKKPDRFYMELVPPYSSKVLLKDTVLQQRLGSQGELQRIVLPPEQGLSRWFATLAKPVTTVPEGMEVRAEQGAGQTTVLIRPAKGGQLKELTIVLQDDGTVRRLVLEERAGDKTVMTFRKTRKNVGLTEADFRLE, from the coding sequence ATGAAACCGTTTTTGTCATGTTTGCTCGTTTGCCTGCTGCTGACCGCAACCCTGAAGGCAGAGGCCCGCAGTCTTACGCCGGTTGAGGGACTGGAGGCGCTCCGCCGCTCCTTTAACAGCCTGCAGGACTTTACTGCGGAGCTGACCCAGGAGAAACAGCTCTCGATCATGAAGAAGAAGCTGGTCATGCAGGGCCAGATCCGTTTCAAGAAACCGGACCGTTTCTACATGGAGCTGGTGCCACCCTACAGCAGCAAGGTGCTGCTGAAAGATACGGTGCTGCAGCAGCGCCTGGGTAGTCAGGGTGAGCTGCAGCGGATCGTGCTGCCGCCGGAACAGGGGCTGTCCCGCTGGTTTGCCACACTGGCAAAGCCGGTTACAACCGTACCGGAAGGGATGGAGGTGCGGGCAGAGCAAGGCGCCGGCCAGACCACGGTGCTGATCAGGCCGGCCAAGGGGGGGCAGCTGAAGGAGCTGACCATTGTGCTGCAGGATGATGGCACGGTGCGCAGGCTGGTGCTGGAGGAACGGGCCGGTGATAAAACCGTGATGACCTTCCGCAAGACCCGCAAGAATGTCGGCCTGACCGAGGCTGATTTCAGATTGGAGTGA
- a CDS encoding lipoprotein insertase outer membrane protein LolB, with translation MLPHLYRLKPVVLAAVFVMLTALFSGCVGKTPFTDNAQLVPGRVVETLSSSVTLSLRSAEKHISGRGFMVYRRPDQMRLILLSPFGTTVMEAQLTGDRLTLAYPADGVAYQGRIKDLPAATGQRGFTMLRWVLDSEPPVGAPASGVVEQQASQGGQEQITIKDGVVLEKSLKSGELVRYRNHTVLAGVRLPLELQMESAEGDRIRLVLEEPEVNTELEEQMFTVPLNGLRLFPLSQLKAR, from the coding sequence GTGCTGCCGCACCTCTACAGATTGAAACCGGTGGTACTTGCTGCCGTGTTTGTTATGCTGACCGCGCTGTTCTCTGGATGTGTCGGCAAAACTCCGTTTACTGACAACGCACAGCTTGTGCCGGGGAGGGTGGTTGAAACCCTCAGCTCCAGCGTGACCCTGTCCCTGCGTAGCGCTGAAAAACATATCTCCGGCCGTGGCTTCATGGTCTACCGCCGCCCAGACCAGATGCGGCTGATCCTGCTGTCACCCTTTGGCACCACGGTGATGGAGGCGCAACTGACAGGTGATCGTCTTACCCTGGCCTATCCGGCTGATGGGGTGGCCTATCAGGGCCGGATCAAGGACCTGCCGGCTGCAACCGGGCAACGCGGTTTTACCATGCTGCGCTGGGTGCTGGATTCTGAACCGCCCGTTGGCGCCCCTGCCTCCGGCGTGGTTGAACAGCAGGCCAGCCAGGGAGGGCAGGAGCAGATCACCATCAAGGATGGCGTGGTGCTTGAAAAGAGCCTGAAATCCGGTGAACTGGTCCGCTACCGCAACCACACCGTGCTGGCCGGGGTGCGCCTGCCCCTTGAACTGCAGATGGAGAGCGCTGAAGGGGACCGGATCCGCCTTGTACTGGAGGAGCCGGAGGTGAACACCGAACTTGAAGAACAGATGTTTACGGTGCCGCTGAACGGCCTGCGCCTGTTTCCCCTGTCCCAGCTCAAGGCCCGCTGA
- a CDS encoding lipid biosynthesis B12-binding/radical SAM protein, whose product MKLLLVSANRERSPYPVFPLGLAFLAAPLKQAGHQLAVLDLCFEADPLAALEEALAAGQPEAVIISLRNLDNVTWPDARSYLSGLTDLVTVCKGRATVIVGGSGFSLMPLEILASCGADIGLVGEGEQQLPLLLERLAHGADPADLPGVVLPGKVDFVLPQTVAGIGTPDRELFDVARYLKEGGMANLQTKRGCPFSCSYCTYPLLEGQQMRTRPVAEIIAEIRSLVDDHGVDYLYFVDDIFNYPVSFCEQLCTAMVEAQLGVNWSAFINPDFITPQLLELMQRAGCDAVEFGTDSGSPAMLQSLCKSFTLGQVRSASLLCRDAGLDFAHYIIFGGPGETEETILESFRLMDELNPTAVIAMTGVRIYPRTRLYRTALDEGIITTATDLLQPTFYLAPAIRDRLSTIVTEQAMQRKNWIVPGLEVNISDAMLEALRMFKVRGPLWKLLKRMGRSRIAPMK is encoded by the coding sequence ATGAAGCTGCTGCTGGTTTCAGCAAACCGCGAACGCTCTCCCTATCCGGTCTTTCCGCTTGGCCTGGCCTTTCTGGCGGCTCCGCTCAAGCAGGCCGGCCACCAGCTGGCAGTGCTGGATCTCTGTTTTGAAGCCGATCCCCTTGCTGCGCTGGAGGAGGCCCTTGCTGCTGGGCAGCCTGAGGCGGTGATCATTTCGTTGCGCAATCTGGATAACGTCACCTGGCCTGATGCCCGTTCCTACCTGTCCGGCCTGACCGATCTGGTAACGGTCTGCAAGGGCCGGGCAACGGTGATTGTGGGCGGTTCAGGTTTCAGTCTGATGCCGCTGGAGATCCTGGCGTCCTGTGGTGCCGATATCGGTCTGGTGGGGGAGGGGGAGCAACAGCTGCCGCTGCTGCTGGAGCGGTTGGCCCACGGGGCTGATCCGGCTGATCTGCCCGGCGTTGTGCTGCCAGGGAAAGTTGACTTTGTCCTGCCGCAAACAGTTGCCGGAATCGGTACCCCTGACCGGGAGCTGTTTGATGTGGCCCGCTATCTGAAAGAGGGGGGCATGGCCAACCTGCAGACCAAGCGGGGCTGTCCCTTCAGTTGCAGCTACTGCACCTATCCGTTGCTGGAGGGGCAGCAGATGCGGACCCGGCCGGTGGCTGAGATCATTGCTGAAATTCGTAGCCTGGTGGATGATCACGGCGTTGACTACCTCTATTTTGTGGATGATATCTTCAATTATCCGGTCAGCTTTTGTGAACAGCTCTGTACGGCCATGGTTGAGGCACAGCTTGGCGTCAACTGGTCAGCCTTTATCAATCCGGACTTCATCACGCCCCAGCTCTTGGAGCTGATGCAGCGGGCCGGCTGTGATGCGGTTGAGTTCGGCACTGATTCCGGTTCCCCTGCCATGCTGCAGAGCCTCTGTAAATCGTTTACACTCGGACAGGTCAGGTCAGCCTCGCTGCTCTGCCGGGATGCGGGGCTGGACTTTGCCCACTACATCATCTTTGGCGGCCCCGGCGAAACTGAAGAGACCATTCTGGAGAGTTTCAGGCTGATGGATGAACTGAATCCCACCGCGGTCATCGCCATGACCGGGGTACGGATCTACCCACGTACCAGGTTGTACCGCACGGCCCTTGACGAAGGGATTATCACCACTGCAACCGACCTGCTGCAACCCACCTTCTACCTGGCTCCGGCCATCAGGGACCGGCTTTCAACCATCGTGACCGAACAGGCCATGCAGCGTAAAAACTGGATTGTGCCGGGCCTGGAGGTGAATATCAGCGATGCCATGCTGGAGGCGTTGCGGATGTTCAAGGTGCGGGGGCCACTTTGGAAGTTGCTCAAGCGGATGGGAAGAAGTAGAATCGCCCCGATGAAGTGA
- a CDS encoding acyloxyacyl hydrolase — protein sequence MVKTLLTALLVALATSPAGAGDLGKTTADAGYELTLLTGYGITHRGFGETRTQVQTWDAIARLGWYLSDEVAQGSWYQGRHQLLVELPYHLAVDQGGRSMLGGYLLGSWKFTSLSHVKPYIFAGGGPLFVDLGLPTMGAKLNFSYQGGTGVQIPIAQATMLNLEYRYHHISNAGTASPNQPLNSSKILLGVSWLY from the coding sequence GTGGTAAAAACCCTGCTGACGGCACTTCTTGTTGCCCTGGCAACCAGCCCTGCCGGTGCCGGTGACCTGGGCAAAACCACGGCCGATGCGGGCTATGAGCTGACCCTGCTGACCGGTTACGGTATCACCCACCGCGGTTTTGGCGAGACCCGCACCCAGGTGCAGACCTGGGACGCCATTGCCCGCCTGGGCTGGTATCTCTCCGATGAGGTCGCTCAAGGGAGCTGGTATCAGGGCAGGCATCAACTGCTGGTGGAATTGCCGTACCATCTGGCAGTGGATCAGGGGGGCAGATCAATGCTGGGGGGCTACCTGCTGGGCAGCTGGAAGTTTACCAGTCTAAGCCACGTAAAACCTTACATCTTTGCCGGTGGCGGGCCGCTCTTTGTTGACCTGGGGTTGCCCACTATGGGGGCAAAGCTTAACTTCAGCTATCAGGGTGGCACCGGAGTGCAGATCCCGATTGCCCAGGCTACCATGCTGAACCTGGAGTACCGCTATCACCATATCTCCAATGCCGGTACAGCCTCCCCCAATCAGCCGCTTAACTCCAGCAAGATCCTGCTGGGGGTGAGTTGGTTGTACTGA
- a CDS encoding MMPL family transporter, producing the protein MNLPGFSGLLDRANRFTIRHLEWVDQVTRSSPRLVIAGLLLLLLGSLASLFSIRFETDIFRLFPADRPAMRLLLDSLEWSGGANQAYFLLEGDPAALPAEAARLAERLRTLQVDGAPAFKRVVYRIYEESEAQRFTDLVAFSAAHPAAFVPLEETTVLLERFRPKAVDQALDQLTAELAGSIGASGVALSLADPLGLRSLILPRLKAGSQALDMDPSSPYFLSRDGRVLIMIAEPVKPVQEMAFARKLVAGINQARSGAQVKISCAGAHISAVIDEAAMKSNILSCIISSLVVVLGIFYAVYRRIWPTLMIPVILAVGVVLALGTAGLFLSSIHIISFAFMALIIGLGTDYSIHLYDRFHNERVAGATTDQAISLAVVDTGQGLFTAATTTALPFLALGWAEVRALSELGLLVGLGVIFSLYATLFLMPLLLRKTDTPERVYRPLPGLGLVRLWRLAGRWSRPLLWGAGGLVLLFFLLSLRTSFDGELKNLQPQHSEAFHAQELVEQHLNLAPRSLLVAVDGAGQSAVMQHNLAVEALVIRLAAEGRLQAWSSLGQIMNRRADQEQIVTRLQGIGFRADELTKKLYDKGFSVASFESYLKQLKGSSLTTVVDESVIIAQLEASPLRGVVDRHLVQDRSGWHALTYLYFKAGQLDQAGFVQELAKSVPAARVTGTDLVSQELLAAVRRSAVNGIAFGGILTLLLLLSHFKNVTGIISSLGPVLFGAVAMLGAMVLVGMKLNFMNIMVLVTIIGMGSDYGLHIQHRCAEGLAEQQEQNFIQAARSVLLSALTTIAGFGSLAFTDYGAMSSIGWATNFGIGFTVLAALLLVPATLRLVTTPRR; encoded by the coding sequence ATGAACCTGCCGGGCTTCAGCGGCCTGCTTGACCGGGCCAACCGTTTCACCATCCGCCACCTTGAGTGGGTTGATCAGGTCACCCGCAGCTCACCCCGCCTGGTTATCGCCGGATTGCTGCTGTTGCTGCTGGGCTCCCTTGCCTCCCTGTTCAGCATCCGTTTTGAGACTGACATCTTCCGCCTGTTTCCTGCTGATCGCCCTGCCATGCGTCTGCTGCTGGACTCACTGGAGTGGTCCGGTGGTGCCAACCAGGCCTACTTTCTGCTGGAGGGAGACCCTGCCGCCCTGCCGGCCGAGGCAGCCCGTCTGGCAGAGCGGTTGCGCACCCTGCAGGTGGATGGTGCGCCGGCCTTCAAGCGGGTGGTCTACCGGATCTATGAAGAGTCCGAGGCCCAGCGCTTTACCGATCTGGTGGCATTCAGCGCGGCCCATCCGGCTGCCTTTGTGCCGCTTGAAGAGACCACGGTACTGCTTGAGCGGTTCAGGCCCAAGGCCGTTGATCAGGCCCTGGATCAACTGACCGCAGAGCTGGCCGGTTCCATCGGTGCCAGCGGTGTGGCGCTCTCCCTGGCTGACCCGCTGGGGCTGCGCAGCCTGATCCTGCCCCGCCTCAAGGCCGGCAGCCAGGCCTTGGATATGGACCCGTCATCCCCCTATTTTCTGTCACGGGATGGCCGGGTGCTGATCATGATTGCCGAGCCGGTCAAGCCGGTACAGGAAATGGCCTTTGCCCGCAAGCTGGTGGCGGGCATCAATCAGGCCCGCAGCGGGGCACAGGTCAAGATCTCCTGCGCCGGTGCCCATATCAGCGCGGTGATTGACGAAGCCGCCATGAAGTCCAATATCCTCTCCTGTATCATCTCTTCGCTGGTGGTGGTGCTGGGGATCTTTTATGCGGTCTACCGCCGGATCTGGCCCACCCTGATGATTCCGGTAATTCTTGCTGTAGGCGTGGTACTGGCCCTCGGCACAGCAGGTCTGTTTCTCAGCAGCATCCATATCATCTCCTTTGCCTTCATGGCCCTGATCATCGGCCTGGGCACCGATTATTCCATCCACCTCTACGATCGTTTCCACAATGAGCGGGTTGCCGGTGCCACAACCGATCAGGCCATCAGCCTGGCAGTGGTTGATACCGGTCAGGGGCTGTTTACTGCCGCAACCACCACGGCACTGCCGTTTCTGGCCCTGGGCTGGGCAGAGGTGCGGGCCTTGTCCGAGCTGGGGCTGCTGGTGGGGTTGGGGGTGATCTTTTCCCTGTATGCCACCCTGTTCCTGATGCCGCTTCTGCTGCGCAAGACCGATACCCCTGAGCGGGTCTACCGTCCCTTGCCGGGATTGGGGCTGGTCAGGCTCTGGCGTCTGGCTGGCCGATGGTCGCGTCCCCTGCTGTGGGGGGCTGGCGGCCTGGTGCTGCTCTTTTTTCTGCTCAGTCTGCGCACCTCCTTTGATGGCGAGCTGAAGAACCTGCAGCCCCAGCATTCAGAGGCGTTTCATGCCCAGGAACTGGTGGAACAGCACCTGAATCTGGCCCCCAGAAGTCTGCTGGTGGCGGTTGATGGGGCCGGTCAGTCCGCTGTCATGCAGCACAACCTGGCCGTGGAGGCGCTGGTGATCCGACTGGCAGCAGAAGGCAGGTTGCAGGCCTGGTCCAGCCTGGGGCAGATCATGAACCGCCGGGCTGATCAAGAGCAGATCGTTACCCGGTTGCAGGGGATCGGTTTTCGTGCCGATGAGCTTACCAAAAAGCTGTATGATAAGGGTTTTAGCGTTGCATCGTTCGAGTCGTACCTGAAACAGCTCAAGGGTTCCAGCCTGACAACGGTTGTGGATGAATCCGTGATTATCGCACAGTTGGAGGCCTCACCCCTGCGGGGGGTGGTGGATCGCCACCTGGTACAGGATCGCAGCGGCTGGCATGCCTTGACCTACCTCTATTTCAAGGCAGGCCAGCTTGATCAGGCCGGATTTGTGCAGGAACTTGCCAAGAGCGTGCCTGCCGCACGGGTGACCGGTACTGACCTGGTCAGTCAGGAACTGCTGGCAGCGGTACGCAGAAGCGCTGTTAATGGTATTGCTTTTGGAGGAATTTTGACGTTGTTGTTGCTGTTGTCGCACTTTAAGAACGTTACCGGAATTATCTCATCATTGGGACCGGTACTGTTCGGGGCTGTGGCCATGCTGGGTGCCATGGTGCTGGTGGGGATGAAACTGAATTTTATGAACATCATGGTGCTGGTGACCATTATCGGCATGGGCAGTGATTACGGTCTGCATATCCAGCATCGCTGTGCTGAAGGTCTGGCGGAGCAGCAGGAACAGAACTTCATTCAGGCGGCCCGCTCTGTGCTGCTGTCGGCCCTGACCACCATTGCCGGTTTTGGTTCCCTGGCCTTTACGGATTACGGTGCCATGTCGTCCATCGGCTGGGCCACCAACTTCGGGATCGGCTTCACGGTGCTGGCAGCCCTGCTGCTGGTGCCGGCAACATTACGATTGGTTACTACACCAAGGAGGTAG
- a CDS encoding beta-ketoacyl-[acyl-carrier-protein] synthase family protein, with protein sequence MSLKRIAITGLGTINGAAKTVPAFQEAILQGTSGIAPLDLFDVSPFPARIGCQVKGYDPADHFTRRQISHLSRTDQLALIAACEAVAMSAVTGCYDPYQIGVCVGGGVGGMLHAEAWLQGELSGKPGRPGLLRTLLPDCSTTALAHAFGFAGYQGNITTACSSSGTAIGWAADLIRSGRQQAMLCGGADALAMLTFAGFNALKVVDPNPCAPFSAGRQGLSLGEGAAFMVLEDEQAARSRGAQILGYLLGYALVGEAHHMTAPEPSGESAARVMNAALSAAGVDPGRIGWINAHGTGTPLNDVVESNAVKLVFGPRAAGVPLISTKAITGHCLGAAGAIEAVATVLALNAGIIPQTLHFRGVDPECDLDYGHAGSRATDTRIALSNSFAFGGNVTTLVLGSAALGQEVC encoded by the coding sequence GTGAGTCTGAAGCGGATCGCCATAACCGGTCTGGGGACCATCAACGGGGCTGCCAAAACGGTTCCTGCCTTTCAGGAGGCGATCCTGCAGGGTACAAGCGGCATTGCGCCGCTTGATCTGTTTGATGTGTCGCCGTTTCCGGCCCGGATCGGTTGCCAGGTGAAAGGGTATGACCCTGCAGATCACTTTACCCGGCGCCAGATCAGCCACCTTTCCCGTACTGACCAGCTTGCCCTGATCGCGGCCTGTGAAGCGGTTGCCATGAGCGCCGTCACCGGCTGCTATGACCCGTATCAGATCGGCGTCTGCGTTGGCGGCGGGGTTGGCGGCATGCTGCATGCCGAAGCGTGGTTGCAGGGGGAGTTAAGCGGAAAACCGGGCCGACCCGGCCTGCTGCGCACCCTGCTGCCTGACTGCAGCACCACGGCCCTGGCCCATGCCTTTGGTTTTGCCGGGTATCAGGGCAACATCACCACCGCCTGTTCCTCATCCGGCACCGCCATCGGCTGGGCAGCCGACCTGATCCGCAGCGGCCGCCAGCAGGCCATGCTGTGCGGCGGGGCCGATGCCTTGGCCATGCTGACCTTTGCCGGGTTCAATGCCCTCAAGGTGGTTGATCCCAACCCCTGCGCCCCGTTCAGTGCCGGACGTCAGGGGCTGTCTCTGGGGGAGGGGGCAGCCTTCATGGTGCTGGAAGATGAACAGGCAGCCCGCAGCCGGGGGGCGCAGATCCTGGGGTACCTGCTGGGCTATGCCCTGGTGGGGGAGGCCCACCATATGACCGCCCCCGAGCCCAGCGGTGAATCCGCTGCCAGGGTCATGAACGCTGCCTTGTCTGCTGCCGGAGTCGATCCTGGCCGGATCGGCTGGATCAATGCCCATGGCACCGGCACTCCGCTGAACGATGTGGTTGAGTCCAACGCGGTCAAGCTGGTCTTTGGCCCGCGGGCAGCCGGGGTGCCGCTGATCTCCACCAAGGCGATTACCGGCCACTGTCTGGGGGCAGCCGGTGCCATTGAGGCCGTGGCGACCGTGCTGGCCCTGAATGCCGGTATCATCCCGCAGACCCTGCATTTCAGGGGTGTTGACCCGGAGTGTGACCTTGATTACGGCCATGCCGGCAGTCGTGCCACTGACACCCGGATCGCCCTGTCCAACTCCTTTGCCTTTGGGGGCAATGTCACCACACTTGTGCTGGGCTCTGCAGCCTTAGGGCAGGAGGTCTGCTGA
- a CDS encoding B12-binding domain-containing radical SAM protein — MNVLFIHPHGSNWMPGMQDITTIFNVMPPLGILSIAAWLEKHQVPVEIIDCYATPLTQQELVNEVLRRKPDVVAFSCTTSSFLEGNRIAEAIKAADSGIITVFGGAHACTMGAPLLDRFPAIDCLVLGEGEQTMLELVQAGFQGLASIPGVAYRDSNGQAAQSAPRELIANLDELPFPAYHLLPGFPQKYKLPLFSSPTAPNSSIISSRGCPYQCSYCDRSVFSRGFRFNSPEYILEHVAMLQRDYGIRHVFFYDDLFTFDRKRVAHFCELKEKMGLQVTYNCIARLEHVDQELLSLLKGSGCWQVNFGIESGDPEILKKHRKFYGLDEVGRKLQMVKDAGMRVKGLFMVGLPGEDEAAIRRTIDYALSLPLDEINVTKFTPFPGAPVFKTLEQFGRFNEDWELMNCMNFVFIPNGMTKQQLEDLYNEFIRRFYRRSRIHWGYTKMIWQSPHSVLDFLKNLPAILKFERKQKW, encoded by the coding sequence GTGAACGTACTTTTTATCCACCCCCACGGCAGCAACTGGATGCCGGGAATGCAGGATATCACCACCATCTTCAATGTCATGCCGCCGCTGGGGATCCTTTCCATAGCTGCCTGGCTTGAAAAACATCAGGTGCCGGTTGAGATCATAGACTGCTATGCCACCCCGCTGACGCAGCAGGAGCTGGTGAACGAGGTGCTGCGCCGCAAACCGGATGTCGTGGCCTTTTCCTGCACCACCTCCTCGTTTCTGGAGGGCAACCGGATTGCCGAGGCGATCAAGGCGGCCGACAGCGGCATCATCACCGTCTTTGGCGGTGCCCATGCCTGCACCATGGGAGCGCCGCTGCTGGACCGTTTCCCGGCCATTGACTGCCTGGTGCTGGGGGAAGGTGAGCAGACCATGCTGGAGCTGGTGCAGGCCGGATTCCAGGGCCTTGCCAGCATCCCCGGCGTGGCCTACCGGGACAGCAATGGCCAGGCTGCCCAGTCTGCCCCACGGGAGTTGATTGCCAATCTGGATGAGCTGCCGTTCCCGGCCTATCATCTGCTGCCCGGTTTCCCCCAGAAGTACAAGCTGCCGCTGTTCAGTTCGCCGACCGCACCCAACTCCAGCATCATCTCCAGCCGGGGCTGCCCCTACCAGTGTTCCTACTGTGACCGCTCCGTGTTCTCACGCGGCTTCCGTTTCAACTCACCGGAGTACATCCTTGAGCATGTGGCCATGCTGCAGCGTGACTACGGCATCAGACATGTCTTTTTCTACGATGACCTGTTCACCTTTGACCGCAAGCGGGTGGCCCATTTTTGTGAGCTGAAGGAAAAGATGGGGCTGCAGGTCACCTATAACTGCATTGCACGTCTTGAGCATGTTGATCAGGAGCTGCTGAGCCTGCTGAAAGGCTCCGGCTGCTGGCAGGTCAATTTCGGCATCGAATCCGGCGACCCTGAAATACTGAAAAAGCACCGCAAGTTCTACGGTCTGGACGAGGTGGGGCGCAAACTGCAGATGGTCAAGGATGCCGGGATGCGGGTCAAGGGACTCTTTATGGTGGGGCTGCCGGGCGAGGATGAGGCGGCCATCCGCCGCACCATCGACTATGCCCTCTCGCTGCCGCTGGACGAGATCAACGTCACCAAGTTCACCCCCTTTCCCGGTGCGCCGGTCTTCAAGACCCTGGAGCAGTTTGGCCGGTTTAACGAGGACTGGGAACTGATGAACTGCATGAACTTTGTCTTTATCCCCAACGGCATGACCAAGCAACAGCTTGAGGATCTCTACAACGAGTTTATCCGCCGTTTCTACCGCCGCAGCCGGATTCACTGGGGCTACACCAAGATGATCTGGCAATCCCCCCACAGCGTGCTGGATTTCCTGAAAAACCTGCCGGCCATCCTGAAGTTTGAAAGGAAACAGAAGTGGTAA
- the fabG gene encoding 3-oxoacyl-ACP reductase FabG, with translation MELEFENTVVVVTGGTRGIGRAVSLRFAAAGATVFAAYLSNDEAADKLCLDAAGLPGSITTIKADVATSAGATALIDAASAASGYLDVLVNNAGIIRDGFLAMMAEDDWEAVLRTNLSPLFHCCKWGVRKMLARRSGVIINVSSISGISGAAGQTNYAASKGAAISFTKSLARELGPMGVRVNSVAAGLIATDMTAALKQDQVERIVKSAALGRIGQPDEVADAIVFLASSKAAYITGQCLVVDGGIL, from the coding sequence ATGGAACTGGAATTTGAAAATACGGTTGTCGTGGTTACCGGTGGCACCCGTGGCATAGGCCGGGCAGTCTCCCTGCGCTTTGCAGCGGCAGGGGCCACGGTCTTTGCGGCCTACCTGAGCAACGATGAGGCTGCAGATAAACTGTGCCTGGATGCAGCAGGGCTGCCGGGCAGCATCACCACCATCAAGGCCGATGTTGCTACCTCTGCCGGGGCAACCGCCCTGATCGATGCGGCCTCGGCAGCATCCGGTTACCTGGATGTTCTGGTCAATAACGCCGGGATCATCCGTGATGGTTTTCTGGCCATGATGGCGGAAGATGACTGGGAGGCGGTGCTGCGTACCAACCTCTCCCCCCTGTTTCATTGCTGCAAGTGGGGTGTCCGCAAGATGCTGGCCCGCCGCAGCGGGGTGATCATCAATGTCTCCTCAATCTCCGGTATAAGCGGTGCTGCCGGTCAGACCAACTATGCCGCCTCCAAAGGGGCTGCCATCAGTTTTACCAAATCCCTTGCCCGTGAACTGGGGCCGATGGGGGTCCGGGTCAATAGCGTGGCAGCCGGACTGATTGCAACCGATATGACCGCTGCACTGAAGCAGGATCAGGTGGAGCGGATCGTGAAATCTGCTGCCCTGGGCCGGATTGGTCAGCCGGACGAGGTTGCCGACGCCATCGTGTTTCTGGCCTCATCCAAAGCTGCCTACATCACCGGGCAGTGCCTGGTGGTTGATGGGGGCATCCTGTGA
- a CDS encoding 3-hydroxyacyl-ACP dehydratase FabZ family protein translates to MATLLNPDPTAYLPHRYPFVMLDRVLEQQPGSFARARYRTSAALQAYPQTLLVEAVAQLSGIAAVEQQGEGGFLAAVDQARFGRAPQLGETLEVTARIIKSFGRLCLVEGQVLVEDEELLHVTLTLGIGPL, encoded by the coding sequence GTGGCGACCCTGCTTAATCCTGATCCCACTGCATACCTGCCGCACCGCTATCCGTTTGTCATGCTGGACCGGGTGCTGGAACAGCAGCCGGGCAGTTTTGCCCGGGCCCGCTATCGTACCAGTGCCGCCCTGCAGGCCTATCCCCAGACCCTGCTGGTTGAGGCGGTTGCCCAGCTTTCCGGGATTGCGGCTGTGGAACAGCAGGGCGAGGGCGGCTTTCTGGCTGCGGTTGATCAGGCCCGTTTTGGTCGTGCCCCGCAGCTTGGCGAGACCCTGGAGGTCACAGCCCGGATCATCAAGTCCTTTGGCCGCTTATGCCTGGTTGAAGGACAGGTGCTGGTGGAGGATGAAGAACTGTTGCACGTCACCCTGACATTGGGGATTGGACCGCTATGA